The nucleotide window ttattactttactctctcctctctctcctcactcctctctcctctctcctctctctctcctcactttttctctcactctcactcctcactcctctctttctctatccATTCTGTCTCCTCCCTattcctcactttttctctctcatctctctccgACAACATCTCTTCTTCTCCGGATCATGAAATCAAGCCAGAAAAAAGTTAAActtctccaatttttaataacattaatttattattttaaataacattaattaattaatattaaatataattaatctattgttttaaatggaattaatttattattttaaatagaagtaatttatattaatagaataaacaaaggaaagagaaagaaatattattttaatatagtaGAGAATAtgttaggtaatctgatgcagtgttgattggatagagaaTCTATAAAATAAGGGAAATTAAGTgatattttatctgtattttaacGAATCTGTTAAGGGAAACTGATGCAGGTGCTCTCAGTGGTATAACTTAATCTTTTAAAGTTGATGACAAGATAGAATAATTGTTGTGCCAGGATAGTGGCATCAAAtcagtttttgttgtttttaagTGTGTGTATTTATGGGGGGTCATTATATGATGTTCAAGAATGGATCCCAACTTTCAAACTGTTGCCATGCCTAACAAACTTGGCATGAGGCAGTTCATGCATGGGGGAGCGATGGCTAGTAGTGGGAAGGCCAGAAGGGGTTGCAACTGGAGTTTACAACTCCGTTGATAATAACCTACGAGTTTATTTTCATGGTGTTTAACATCAGAGATCAAATGTCTTGTGTTCTTTAGTTATTTTGTAAAAGGACAATTATTGTCCAAaagttacaaaaaaataaataaataaattcaaggggttgtatttaacaaaaataacaatGTATTTAACTAAGGATATTTTTCGCTCTAGTTTATGGGTCCCACACATTTGTTATTCATGATCTGTCATTATTGATTCTTAGGCCTAATAATGCGTCACATGTATGAAAGGTGCAAAACATTTACTTATATAATAgttggttgggttatgccaaTCCAATGTGGAATATTAGTCTTGACATTCTCTTTGCACTTGTAGATTAAGTTATGTCAAACCTAATAAGTGAACAAATAGAGGTCATGTTAAAATAGATCGAATATTTGCTCTGATACGATATTAAAATTTCAAGTCCAAACACATTAAAGATATTGTCCGTGTAAACCACATGTCAATACAGATTTGAAGCAATGTTTTAGAAATCAGATTTCGGATCGTGCCGGTAGGCCACCAAAAATCGGTTCAACCGATTTGACCGGTCGACaggtttgatttgattaattaaatttttgataaataataataaattgtaaaaaatactagaaaaaaaaactataaattaaaattcatccaataaaataataaccaCAATAATAACtctctcaatctcaaattaaacataatattaccaaatgtaattttcaattaacaaacattcttataagatattttttacttatttatttgcatattttttataaaaaaaattctcaattttgaattttttcaaacCGGACAATCTGTTTTTATATCGAAAACCGGCCGATTGACCGATATTTAATCAAACTGGTATTTTAtcgatattttattaaatcgtaCCGATGACCCCTCCGGTTTCTGGTTCAATCGGTATTTTAAAACATAGATTTGAAGAGATGGAAAAAGGGCCAGAGACGAGTGATTGAGAGAGGAAGATACGGCGTACAAAAGCAGCTTGGaatactccattttttttttttgaaagcaaagAACTTCATTAACTTAAACCCTGAAGAAGAGCATAAATACTCGCCAAGTGTTTTGGATGATTCAGAGAGTATTGATCACGGGATACGTGTCATTTGCTAAttgtactaaaaaaataataaaagtctTTTAACATTTAAGGGCACAATTAAGAGGGGTGGTAGTTGTTAGTTGACAAATGAGTGAAAATAATTGCGACGTTCATAATAATTTTAGACATGTAAAAGGCAACAAAGTTCAAATTAAAACTACTCAGATTACGACTAAGAAAGAGACAATGATATTGGAAATCGAAGCCTAAACGCATTAAGGATATTATCTGCTCTCTAAATCACAGGTCCgcatagtttttttttcatgagTTGACGTCATTGGTTCTTAAGCTCAGAAAACTAGTCGCATGTGTGAGAAGtgcaagatttttatttatataccactTAATTGAGTTATATCAATTCAGTGTGAGATATTGGTCTTGACACCTCCTCACACTTGTCGGCTGAGTTATGTCATATTCAACAAGTGGACAGGTAGATGTCACGTTCAAATGGACCAAGTCATTGCTCTAATACTATAATAAAATTCAAGCTCAAACACATCAAGGATATTGTCGGTTGTGAGCCATGGGCTCGCACAAATTTATTCTTAATGGGCAGTCACCATTGGTGAGTGGACAGGTAATAGCTATGGAACACGTCACTTTAGGTGAGGGGAGGTTTTGGACATGATATTTGCTTGGTTAAGGATATTTGATTGGTTAAGGTTAAGGTCGCCAATATGTTATGATGATTATCAGCATAGGTTTGAGATAGACGAGGCAGGTGACAAGACAGTGATGTCATTGATTTCAGTGACCATGGGGGAGAAGATCATATCCATGCATTTATATGAACAAATGGGTTGCATTATTGCAATGGGTTCCAATTACTATCGCAATACATGGAATCAAACGGATTCTAAAAGTAAACTTAAGTTGAGAGGCGGGTCATTGATCATACATGTGGGCCGCTGAAAAGATGGGCCTGACGGTCCATGGACTTTGTTGACGAACTAGGCCGACGGGCTTGGTTCTGGCGAGTCTGGGCATTAGGCAAATAAGAATCCAACCTTGCTCTTTGAAAGTGCTTTGATCAAATGTGTTGATTGGACTTTCATACCGACTTAAAACGTAAGCAAAGCCAATTTTTTGCCACTACAAAAGGAGTAAAGGATACAATCCTTCTTGGGGGAGAAATTTCCATTCACGCATAGTCACTTTTGTCTTTGGTTAGTTCTATCATCCATGGAGTTACTACGTACGAATGGAGATAATTTCCTTGTCCATATGTCTTACTTTCTAGGTAGCGTAGTAAATCATATTTTCTAGGGGTGGTAACGGtcggttttttgacataaatttaacaaacCAAAATGTAGGTTTTTGGTCGGTTTTTTCTGTTCGGGTTTTAGTGGAgtaatgtgtaattttttttaaaaaaaaaccgacCAGTCGGTCTGGTTTTGGTTGATTATTTTTTGGGTTCATGCAAACAACaaaacattgtgtttttgtaaCATGTTAACTTGGGTCATGTGAATTGAATATGTTTGTCGAGAGTATAATAGTTATTTAGTTATTGTTTTCATTCAAAAGAATTATAATGTACGTTTTGTATAATATTTGAACGGTTGAAGTTGAAGAGTGGATAAAGTTTTGGGAAACCAACCCTACACCCGTCCCATACCCATATAACATTAATGGTGtacttttgatttttaaaatttttattttttgaaaataattttatttagtaaatAATTAAACGTATTTcctattttaatttgaaaaaaaaaaaaacagatatgACGTTTCAGAAGCATCACGTGATTCagatttttagaagaaaaaagaaatgctcatttttctttttttgttataaaaataAACACTACCATAAACATTtagaaaatgtttttttttcccaccaACCCCAACAATTATTTAATCATCACCAAACTTTTAAGAATTAAATGATCGGTTAGGATTTTAAAACCCATAGTTATTGCAGTACAGACAACAGTAGTTATTGAAGTCGACAATTTTAGCATACAAAAAATTGCTGCAATTATACAATTATCCGTTATGAAAAAGATTCCGACAGTTAGTATGGTTAAGTTTGTTGAGATTCTTGCTTGAAGCTTGTCATCCATGGAGATTGATGCTTCTCGGATTGCCTCTTTCTTGGCGCGTCATGTGACCAAATTCGCGCTACTTCATCTAACTTGGGTTTGTTTACCGTGGTTATTTTTGCTCGGTCAAAGTTCATTCGTCGTCCCACTTAACCAATACGCAAAGTTTTGTACAtgtttttcaaattattttcattttttatcttATACTTTCTTTTTGGCAACAGGTCACATGTCTCTGACCGTTGTTTTGTACTGATGCCAGTCTGGTTTGTAAGGTTAACGTTTGAATTAATGGTAGTGCTAAATGCCCAAGAAAATTTGTCCCATTACATTCCACATCAGCAACTTTATCATTATTTTGTCTCCATATAAACGTTCACgttccctctctctttcttctcttccttcctttctctctcccactctcacgaaacaccaccaccactgtaGCTCTTTCGTCTGGTATCGATCAGAACCATCGACCCACCGAACGAAAACGTCTGACCCTCCACGCCACCCACCACCACTCATATCGTCAGGAAAAAGCACCAAAAGGAAGAGGTCACCACGGCACATCACGCGTCGATCTGGCCACCTCCAACGATGTCTCCTACAACCGATCATAGTTATATGTCAAACTCAATAGCTGGAAGTGAGATAACTAAGATCGCAGCGGCAGATCTTTATCATTTGCGTAGAATTACACTTTTGATGCACAAAAAGGTTCTGTTAAGTGTATTGAATCTCATACACATGGAAGTAAACAGAGCATAAGCCACGAAGATTGAACAACCAAGACTATCTACATGATACATTAAATAAAATTAGGCCAGTCCTTGTTGACTGGCGACAGTTGTAATCAGAATTGGCATCCTTATCCTTATCCTAATGCTTGTCTAACCACCAAAACAtatacaaaaacatgtaaaattcAGCATGTCTGACTTGTATCATCTGCTCAATCCTTAGCAGAAGAATAAATTGAATATTGTTTCTGGTCAACTTCATTGACATATGCTAACCCCCATTTGCAGGTCAATTATCGCAACTTGGCTTCCTCAAACTTTGGTATTTGGTGGCTGTAAAACAAATGACTTTATGAGCCTATTCAGAGTGGCAGAGGATTCCATATTCACAGCGTGCCCTGTGTCCTCTATAATCTCCAATCTTGCTTTTTGTCCCAAGTACCTGTACATATAATATAGATTCCATGAACAGTAATCTCAAATGGGGAGCCACTGATTATTGTTCTGATGATCATTTGATGGTTCACTGATGATTTGTTTACCTCTGCAACTGATAAGCCATGTATACTGGGAAGACTCTGTCCTTATCACCCCAAATCAACAGTGTTTCCTTCATGAAAAGTTGAGAACTCAATAATATGTCAATCAGCCAAAcacaaaaactaaaaagtgaattttattctattttttggtaaaagatgataaTATTAATACTTCAGCTCAACATGTCCGACGAACAGCTAAACCAATTCTAAACTCAAGACACCAACCCATCCCACTTAACATTTTAAATTGGGTCGAAACCCGTGCGGGAAGAACCTACAATAGACCTTTGgcccattcaaaaaaataacatcTAAACTGATAGGGCAATTTGAACTTACGACTCTCAACATTTGTAAAGAGTCACTATcgaaaacaaaaggaataaaGAAATGATAGGACAAACCCTACCTGAGTTAGAACAGGAAGTTTTGGATCTGCTTTCTTTAACAGCAATTCCTCCAGTAGCTCCAACTTCTCCTTCCTCTGTTTGTTATATATCCCCTAGAAACAGAGCACAAAAAAGGGTCTAATTGAAATTCTGCTTCATTAGTGGGGTACTAATTGAAAATAAAGatgaaattatcaaaaaatcaCTCACATCAATGAACCGTTGGATAATGAAATTGGGGGCCCACTTGAGGGGATCAAATTTGAAAGTGGAGAATTGCACCAACAAACGCATATCTTCCGGATTCTCCGGCACCAGAATATCCAACACATTTCTCCCAAATTTACTCAACTCCTTCGTTCTCTGTTCATCGGAACAACCAACTCCGGTACTCACCAACACAACCTTCTGCACCATCTCCGGATACTCCTCCGCCATCCGATACGCCACGAACCCTCCGTAGCTAATCCCGTACACTGCGAACCGGTCCAACCCTAACTTCTTCAGCCCTTTGATTATACACTCGGCTTGGAACTTATCGGTCCGATCTGACCGTGTCGTGTGAGATTTTCCAAAGAACAACAGATCCGGCACGTACAAGTTGAAATGCTGAGACAGGGAAGCGATTTGGGGGCAAAATTGCCACTGCGAAGTACCACCGAAGCCGTGAACCATGACTAGATCCGGTTTGCTGAACCGCCTATGCTTGGCCATCCAGAAATGGAGAGTTGTTTGGTCATCTATATCAACGGTGCACGGTGAAAGACCGCATAACCAGAAGTATAGAGACAGGACGGCGTCGGATAGGTAGACGATGATCGGAATCCGGTTTAGAGAAGTTAAACCGGATTGTAAGAAGCGAAAAACTGCTAGAGTGATTGAGAGGTAGGAGGTTATGGCGTACCAGAGAAGTTTGGAGTACTccatttgtgtgtgttttgagaTCTAAAGCTGGCAACCATGGTTGCTATAAATAGTTGCATGGAGCGTATACTGTTTTGGATGATTTCCAGGGAGTTAGGGTGCGACACGTGTCGGTCGCCAAGTGTGATTAAAAAATGATTAAGTTATTGCTTAGGTGAGGATTTAGTCCGGGTTTAGTGAGGGTTTTAGTTAACTTGTGAAACAAAAGCGACTCGATCTAATTGAAAGCGACGGCTACCTACAAAATTGTAAGGATCTTTGTTTGCGTCccatatatttcaaatcaatggtgaataCATACATTATTACTTtatacccttatgtgagaattcatatatatgcatatatatttgagATAATTCTCAGGTTCGTTTAATCGTAGCTTTGCAAAACTAAACAGTAACCACTACAAACAAAAAGCAGGCGTCCCTAACTTATAAGTTGAGGATGTCCGTATAagaataatcatatatatacgtatgtattaatatatgtttaggaATATTTATATTGGTTTTTGAGTCCACACTTGCAAGCAAAGCTATTTAGATAAATATGTACAATTTGATCTACTTTTGACCATACAAGGGAAAATAACTAGGTaataaaataaccaaaaaataaaaaagagagaaaaggaaaaacaaaaacaaaagtaggGTGTTGCTTAGAAGTCAAGAGAGAATATTATTGTTAATTAAGCACACAATTGATTGATGGTAATGTTTGTAGTTTGTACCTCAAATGTCAAGATATTTTGGTGGGAGgaattttatattaaaagttgTATTAATTTGAGAGATTAATGGAGCTAGGCTATGTAGGATTAATAGGATTAACAATGTTGCTTAATGGACTAATtgttaaaacacaaaattaagcaTTAAATAATCAAATTAAGGTTAGTGTTGTCCCGTTGGTAA belongs to Tripterygium wilfordii isolate XIE 37 chromosome 2, ASM1340144v1, whole genome shotgun sequence and includes:
- the LOC119982085 gene encoding lipase 1-like yields the protein MEYSKLLWYAITSYLSITLAVFRFLQSGLTSLNRIPIIVYLSDAVLSLYFWLCGLSPCTVDIDDQTTLHFWMAKHRRFSKPDLVMVHGFGGTSQWQFCPQIASLSQHFNLYVPDLLFFGKSHTTRSDRTDKFQAECIIKGLKKLGLDRFAVYGISYGGFVAYRMAEEYPEMVQKVVLVSTGVGCSDEQRTKELSKFGRNVLDILVPENPEDMRLLVQFSTFKFDPLKWAPNFIIQRFIDGIYNKQRKEKLELLEELLLKKADPKLPVLTQETLLIWGDKDRVFPVYMAYQLQRYLGQKARLEIIEDTGHAVNMESSATLNRLIKSFVLQPPNTKV